One Numida meleagris isolate 19003 breed g44 Domestic line chromosome 6, NumMel1.0, whole genome shotgun sequence genomic region harbors:
- the DLL4 gene encoding delta-like protein 4, whose product MAIQRPLAVGEVWSQDVQSSPLTQLRYSYRVICSENYYGDSCSRLCKRRDDRFGHYVCEADGSLTCLPGWTGEYCTKPICLSGCAEQNGYCTKPGECICRSGWQGRYCDECIPHIGCRHGTCKTQWQCICDEGWGGLFCDQDLNYCTHHRPCKNGATCMNTGQGSYTCSCKPGFTGVDCEHEISECDSNPCRNGGSCTDMENGYLCVCPPGYYGTHCQHSALTCIDSPCFNGGTCLEKEQGTSYTCVCPFGFTGSNCEKKVDRCTSNPCANDGNCFYLGQIRVCRCRAGFSGQKCEININDCARNPCSNGGTCHDLINDYTCTCLPGYSGRNCDIKTRDECASGPCENGGTCYSGLYSANFVCYCPSGFMGSRCELPVYSVPITLPPKPVPWIAISMGVGLVALLILFCMIAMVIRQMRMHPQQDLETMNNLSDFQKDNLIPASQLKNTNKNKDLEVDCGLEKSNYKPKNHKLDYNLVKDLTSRGTQEDKYYKSEKCLGDKSPLRLHSEKPECRISAICSPRDSMYQSVFVITEERNECIIATEV is encoded by the exons ATGGCCATCCAGCGGCCGCTGGCGGTGGGTGAGGTCTGGTCGCAGGATGTGCAGAGCAGCCCGCTGACCCAGCTGCGCTACTCCTACCGCGTTATCTGCAGCGAGAACTACTACGGAGATAGCTGCTCCCGCCTCTGCAAGCGCCGCGACGACCGCTTTGGGCACTATGTCTGCGAGGCGGATGGCAGCCTGACCTGCCTGCCCGGCTGGACCGGCGAGTACTGCACCAAGC CCATCTGTCTGTCTGGATGTGCCGAACAGAATGGATATTGCACCAAGCCTGGAGAGTGCAT CTGTCGTTCTGGTTGGCAAGGCCGCTACTGCGATGAATGCATTCCGCACATAGGCTGCCGCCACGGGACTTGTAAAACGCAATGGCAGTGCATATGTGACGAAGGATGGGGTGGTCTCTTCTGCGATCAAG ATCTGAACTACTGCACTCACCACAGACCATGCAAAAACGGAGCAACTTGCATGAACACTGGCCAGGGCAGTTATACGTGTTCATGCAAACCTGGCTTTACCGGTGTTGACTGCGAACATGAGATCAGCGAGTGTGACAGCAATCCCTGTAGGAACGGCGGTAGTTGCACG GATATGGAGAATGGTTATCTCTGCGTCTGCCCCCCTGGCTACTATGGAACTCACTGTCAGCACAGTGCTTTGACGTGTATCGATTCTCCGTGCTTCAATGGAGGCACATGCCTGGAAAAAGAACAAGGGACCAGCTACACTTGTGTTTGCCCTTTTGGTTTCACGGGGTCAAACTGCGAAAAAAAAGTAGACAGGTGCACAAGCAACCCATGTGCAAATG ATGGTAACTGCTTTTACCTTGGTCAGATTCGTGTGTGTCGTTGTCGGGCTGGTTTCTCTGGTCAGAAGTGTGAGATTAACATCAATGACTGTGCCAGGAACCCATGTTCCAATGGGGGAACTTGTCATGACCTGATCAACGACTACACCTGCACGTGCTTGCCAGGCTATAGCGGCAGGAACTGTGACATCAAAACCAGAGATGAATGTGCTTCTGGGCCATGTGAGAATGGAGGCACATGCTACAGTGGACTTTATAGTGCCAACTTTGTCTGCTACTGTCCTTCTGGCTTCATGGGCAGCCGCTGTGAATTACCAGTTTATTCAGTGCCCATCACACTTCCTCCTAAACCAGTCCCCTGGATTGCTATATCCATGGGAGTGGGGCTGGTGGCTTTGCTCATACTGTTCTGCATGATAGCAATGGTCATCAGGCAGATGAGGATGCACCCACAGCAGGACTTGGAGACAATGAACAATCTGTCTGACTTCCAGAAGGATAATCTCATTCCAGCTTCCCAGCTCAAGAAcaccaataaaaataaagaccTCGAAGTGGACTGTGGGCTGGAGAAGTCAAACTACAAACCCAAGAATCATAAACTGGACTATAATCTGGTGAAAGACCTGACGAGTAGAGGGACACAGGAAGATAAATATTACAAAAGTGAAAAGTGTTTAGGAGACAAATCTCCACTCCGACTACACAG TGAAAAGCCAGAATGTAGAATATCAGCGATATGTTCTCCAAGGGATTCAATGTACCAGTCGGTCTTTGTGataacagaagaaaggaatgagTGTATCATAGCCACAGAG GTATAA